CCGTGAAAAACACCGCTAAAGATGTAGTAGACTAAACATCCTCATCAAACATAAAAAAGCCCCCGATACCACATGGTATCGGGGGCTTTTTTATGCCGGGCGTTTATTACTGGCCCACAAAGAAAATGGCATTACCAAAGAGTAGCTTGCCACCCTGCCAGAAGGCCCGGAACAGGGGATTATCGGCCAGGTAAACTACCTGGCCGCGGCCCATATCCTGCGTGCCCAGCACCAGCGTATCCGTGAGTTTACGGCGGGCTTTGGAGCCAGTGAATCCGGAGGAATAGTTGTTCTTTTTCAGAACCCCCACGTTCCAGCCGCCCTGGCCCAGGAACTGGTAGTTTACCGTATCCCGAATGAGGGCATAGTAGGTGCTGCCGTAGCCAAAGGCCAACGGGTGCGTGTTATCCAGCTGCACCCGGAAGATGCTGCCCTGCACCAATTCCTGCAGCTGCTCGCGCTCCGAGTCGGCGTAGCGGCGCAGCTGGCGGTAGGGGTCGTTCTTTTTGGTGCCGGCGCTATCGGCGGGCTTCACTTTCAGGTCGAAGTCCTTTTTGCCGGCCAGGAAAGCGGCAGCGCCTTCCATGGCAATAATTTTGCCGCCGCCGCGCACCCAGGCTTTCAGATTTTCGAGCCCTTTTTCGGGGAAAATGTCGCCGTAGTTGCCATCGGGCAGAATCAGCACATCAAACTTAGCCAGCGGCACACTGCTAAGATAGTCGGACCCTAAAACAGTAACCGGATAGCCAATCTGCTGCTCAAAGAAGTGCCATACCTCGCCAAACGCCGTGGGCGACACTCCGTCACCGGCCAGCACGGCTACGTTGGGCTTGTTGACAAACCGCACGTAGCCGGAGCCCAGATCAGCCCCGCTGGTAGAAAAACCAGAGCTAACGGCCTGCACCACCACGCCGGAGGAATCGGCCTGCGAGCGAACCAGCTGGTCGAATTTCGGACCTAAGCCTTCATTGCCGTTGCGCGTGATAACCAGCGTACCGGAGGCGTATTTCTGCCCTTCGGCCTCAAACGGCCGGGCGGCCACGCGCACTTTCACTTTCTGCTGCAACAGCCGGCTCAGGAAGCGGATATCCTGCAGGTTATTCCAGCGGGCCACATAGGCGTAAGGCGCCGCGCCGGCCGTAGCCGTGCCCTTTACCGTGGCCGCTGCGGCGGGCGTACCCGAATTATCAATCCGCTGCTTTACGGCGTAGGCTTTCAGCCCGAAAGCATACGGCAGGGCCCAGGAAGTAATATCGTAGGTGAGAGAATCCTCCAGCGCGGGCTGCGGCTCAAACAGCACCTTCACCAGCGTAGATTTGGGCTGATACATGCTCACCACCACGTCGCGGGGCTCAATCTGCACGTTTTCGGTTTTGCCGGAGGTGTAGTTGAAGCCTTTTGTTTTAACGCGCTTGGGCGCGTAGCCGTAGCGAATCTGCTGCCGGTCCAGGTACTGGGTGAGGGCCTTCAGCTGGCCTGGGTCGCCGTTACCGGCCAGCACAAAGGATTTGTACTCGCCTTTGGGCTTGGTGCGGGCGTCATCGTAGTATTGCTGAAAGTTCTTTACCAGCTCTTCGTGGCGGTCGGCGGTGGCCTGAATGGTGGCCAGGCTGGTGGCATAGTGGTGCGAAATGCGCTGCTCCAGCGTCAGCGTATCCCCATCGGACTTGGCAATGCGCACGCCGGCCCTGCCCGAGCCGCCCTGCTCGTAGGTCATGCCAATAGCGCCGT
The Hymenobacter sp. DG25B genome window above contains:
- a CDS encoding M14 family metallopeptidase, yielding MLRYVDHVVKASGGRMQLQRYGETYEHRPLEVVQVGTPDNIGRLEEIRRNNLRLAGLETGAVQRQQPAIVWLSYNVHGNEAVSSEAVMLVLYDLANPGNEQVQKWLQNVVVVVDPCINPDGRERYAQWYNRVRSQSPDASPYSWEHHEPWPGGRYNHYYFDLNRDWAWQTQQESRQRLTLYNQWLPQVHADFHEMGVDEPYYFSPAAKPFHADITPWQRNFQNIIGDYNRKVFDQNNWLYFTRETFDLFYPSYGDTYPSFNGAIGMTYEQGGSGRAGVRIAKSDGDTLTLEQRISHHYATSLATIQATADRHEELVKNFQQYYDDARTKPKGEYKSFVLAGNGDPGQLKALTQYLDRQQIRYGYAPKRVKTKGFNYTSGKTENVQIEPRDVVVSMYQPKSTLVKVLFEPQPALEDSLTYDITSWALPYAFGLKAYAVKQRIDNSGTPAAAATVKGTATAGAAPYAYVARWNNLQDIRFLSRLLQQKVKVRVAARPFEAEGQKYASGTLVITRNGNEGLGPKFDQLVRSQADSSGVVVQAVSSGFSTSGADLGSGYVRFVNKPNVAVLAGDGVSPTAFGEVWHFFEQQIGYPVTVLGSDYLSSVPLAKFDVLILPDGNYGDIFPEKGLENLKAWVRGGGKIIAMEGAAAFLAGKKDFDLKVKPADSAGTKKNDPYRQLRRYADSEREQLQELVQGSIFRVQLDNTHPLAFGYGSTYYALIRDTVNYQFLGQGGWNVGVLKKNNYSSGFTGSKARRKLTDTLVLGTQDMGRGQVVYLADNPLFRAFWQGGKLLFGNAIFFVGQ